A region from the Eptesicus fuscus isolate TK198812 chromosome 1, DD_ASM_mEF_20220401, whole genome shotgun sequence genome encodes:
- the LOC103304395 gene encoding putative MAGE domain-containing protein MAGEA13P, with protein MPHGQQSESCNLKEDLQAPSEAQGLVGVQAPIVEEEEATSTNTSFSSLSSLTSGTPEELPATGILSPFQSFQRSCSSSTANTVTLSSKSNEGSSSQEEDPSTLQTPSSPESLLTEVLQNKAYDLVQYLSIKYVTKEPITKAEMLESVIREHKDHFPVVFKKACKCLEIIFGIELKEVDPTSHSYVLVKLLDLTYDGMLSDDQGMPKTGLLILILGIIFMEGNRASEERILEMMNMIGVHPGKNNFIYGDPRKLITEDLVQEKYLEYQQVPNSDPPRYEFLWGPRAHAETTKMKVLKFFAKIIGTDPTSLTNWYEEALRDEREKAQAEVALDDTIATADESSSVFSSSFSCPE; from the coding sequence ATGCCTCACGGTCAGCAGAGTGAGAGCTGCAACCTTAAGGAAGACCTTCAGGCCCCAAGCGAGGCACAGGGCCTGGTAGGTGTACAGGCTCCCATAGTTGAAGAGGAAGAAGCCACTAGCACCAacacctccttctcctctctctcttctttgacCTCTGGCACTCCAGAGGAGTTGCCTGCCACTGGGATACTTAGTCCTTTTCAGAGTTTTCAGAgatcctgctcctcctccactgCCAACACAGTCACTCTATCAAGCAAATCAAATGAGGGCTCCAGCAGCCAAGAAGAGGATCCAAGCACCTTGCAGACTCCATCAAGTCCTGAGTCCTTGTTGACTGAAGTGCTACAAAATAAGGCATATGACTTGGTGCAGTATCTGAGTATCAAGTATGTAACAAAGGAGCCCATCACAAAGGCAGAAATGCTAGAGAGTGTCATCAGAGAGCACAAGGATCACTTCCCTGTGGTCTTCAAGAAAGCCTGTAAGTGCCTGGAGATTATCTTTGGCATTGAATTGAAGGAAGTGGACCCCACCAGCCATTCTTATGTGCTTGTCAAATTACTAGACCTCACCTATGATGGGATGCTGAGTGATGACCAGGGCATGCCCAAGACCGGCCTCCTGATACTTATCTTGGGCATAATCTTCATGGAGGGCAACAGAGCCTCTGAGGAAAGAATCTTGGAAATGATGAATATGATTGGGGTGCATCCTGGGAAGAATAATTTTATCTATGGGGATCCCAGGAAGCTTATCACTGAAGATCTAGTGCAGGAAAAGTACCTGGAGTACCAGCAGGTGCCCAATAGTGATCCTCCACGTTATGAGTTcctgtggggtcccagggccCATGCTGAAACCACCAAGATGAAAGTCCTGAAGTTTTTTGCCAAGATCATTGGGACTGACCCCACTTCCCTCACAAACTGGTATGAGGAAGCtttgagagatgagagagagaaagcccaGGCTGAAGTTGCCTTGGATGATACTATTGCCACAGCTGATGAAAGTTCAAGTGTCTTTTCCAGCAGCTTCTCCTGCCCTGAGTGA